GCTGGTCCTGATATTCAAATTGATACCAGTCCCGGGCTGCCTTCCTTAACTCATCGATATCTATTTCATTCTCAGCCGTCAATGCGCTTAAGACGATATTCTTCATTTTCAATGCATCAATACCATAAAGGAAAGCAAGATTGCTGATCGCTTCTCTGACCTTCGGCGTGAAAGCCTTTTTCGGGATCAGGGATTCCTGCAGACCGCCCAATAACAAATCGAAATTAAACTCGGAAAGGTCAATTTGGATTTTTGAAGCTTCTTCCCTTCCAATAAAGGATTTCCCCTCTCCCGCATCAAGGTCAGGAGCTGAATCTTCATTATGGATAAGAGCCTGTGGGGGCACGGAAAGGAACACATCCTGAAAAGCCTTGGTAATTTCAGAATATCCTGGCTCCGCCCCGGTTGTTTTATCACTGAAAAACCGTTTCAACCGCAAAAACTGATTCTTTCCAACCTTTCGATACAAATAAACATTCAACATGCCATCTAGGAAAAATTGTTCAGGGGTCAGCGGAGGCTGTAATTCATAAATGAACGAACGGCCATCCTCACTGTTTTTTACATAAGTCTTCAATAGCCCCATACCCTCAAGCTTTTGGCGTGCCTGATATATTTCCTTCAGGTTCATATCCATGATCGTCATCAGATTATGATGGGTACCCGATTGTGACCAGAGGCGGTTTTCTTCAAGTTCAGCCCATAGGGTCATATAAAGGCTCAAACAAGCTGGCCCAATCAAAGGCTGGTACAAAAAAGTGAGCACCTTGCGATCATACTCATGCAGCAAGCCGCCAGATGCAACGATATACTGGTCCACAGGCAAAGTCTCCTGCCA
The nucleotide sequence above comes from Mesobacillus jeotgali. Encoded proteins:
- a CDS encoding replication initiation and membrane attachment family protein; its protein translation is MAQHWQETLPVDQYIVASGGLLHEYDRKVLTFLYQPLIGPACLSLYMTLWAELEENRLWSQSGTHHNLMTIMDMNLKEIYQARQKLEGMGLLKTYVKNSEDGRSFIYELQPPLTPEQFFLDGMLNVYLYRKVGKNQFLRLKRFFSDKTTGAEPGYSEITKAFQDVFLSVPPQALIHNEDSAPDLDAGEGKSFIGREEASKIQIDLSEFNFDLLLGGLQESLIPKKAFTPKVREAISNLAFLYGIDALKMKNIVLSALTAENEIDIDELRKAARDWYQFEYQDQLPALLDRTHPVQYKAGIEKPRTKEEELVVYFEKTSPRQLLIDFSGGAEPSKADLQIIEEIMFKQKLLPGVINVLVQYVMIKTDMKLTKGYIEKIASHWSRKKISTVRDAMQLAKNEHRQYLDWAEGKKVPASSGKRKPVRKEVLPDWFEKKREDGPNQQDTSVGEADPDFELEKKKLEEELKKFKSGR